The DNA region ATTCTTTTTTACGGATCATCCGGCAGGTTCAGCAGTCCTGCCCGGACTGAACATGTATTTGACGGCCAGTACGCTTCAAGATATTTTTTTCACCCGGACATTACCAGCCCAGGACCTTTCAGCTAACACTTTCACTGGGAAATATGACTAAAGATGAAGCAACCCGGCTTCCCTCAAAACAGCTGCCGCAAATGCGGAACATGCTGCCGAAAAAACGGACCTGTGCTCCACATGCAGGATCTGGGACTTGTTACTGAAAAAATCCTCCTGCCTGAGAACCTTGTTCTCCTGCGCAAGGGTGAACCAGCCCTGGACAATATTCTGGGAAGACCGGTCCTGCTGGACAGAGAGCTTATCAAGGTCAAGGGGAAAAGGCCCGGGACCTGGTCCTGCATCTTTCACCATCAGGCCACGAACCTCTGCACCATCCACGACCGCAGACCAGCTCAATGCAGGCTCCTTGAGTGCTGGAACACCGGCAAAATAACCCAATCCTACAATCAGAACACCCTTTCCAGAACAAATATCTTCAAAAAGGGGACCGCCCTGGAAGAGCTGATCCAAATCCATGAAAACCAGTGTCCGGTGAACTTGCTGGTGGACCTGCTCAAAGAGGATAAACATTTCCCCGGCAAGGCCGGACATGAGATCAAACTGATCTTATCCCGGGACCAGCAGTTCAGAAACTCATTCATGGAAAAAACCGGAGCAGGGCCACCAGTACTCGACTACTACTTTGGCCGTCCTCTGACAGAGCTGGTCATCCCGGTTAAGACCTTCCTGGAGCATCACTGATCCTGGATGGATCCGGCATCATTCTCCAGAAGCTTTTCCGACCTTTCCAGGGCCTGATCAGCAACTATCCGGGCGGCTTCAGCCAGGGCCTGGATGGACTCGCCTGAAAATCCGTCAACCTCCATCCGCCGGTAAATCCACTGAACCTCATAGACATGGTCATGCCCGGCCTGACGCATTTCAGAATCAGCCACCCTGGAAATGATCTTTTCCCTGATGTTTTCCCTCTGCATGATCAGGGACTTGATTTCATTGCCAAGTCTTTCTCTTTCAGAGGCATTCGAGTCTTCATCCAGTTGCCAGTACTTGAAATAGGTGTCCCGCAGTTCATCCACCACCAGCAGATAGTCCCCTACCAGATCCAGGGTTCCCGGATCAGCAGCGGTCCGTTCAAAGACCTCTGATAACTGGTTCAGTCTTTCAGCCAGCAATCTGAACAGCTCTGCTGTTTCATACCTGGTCAAAACCCTTTCCTGCGGCTGGGCAGGGGAAGGAATGGTCCTGATCCTGGTCTGGGCAAGGTCTTGAATACGGTCCAGGAGCCTGGGACCGTAAAATGAGGTTGCTGATCTGATCACCACAGGCTGCAGCAGATGCCCCAGGACCTCCTGTCTGCCCCTGAGGATATCTTCCTGATCCACCCTGAAGCCGGTAAGATCAACAGCATAATTCATGTTCACCTGCTTAAAGGTCAGAGCAAATCTGCCAGGTCCTCCTGCAGGACCTGCCGGAATATAGGCGTTGAAAATCTTCTCAGCCAGCCTGCCTGAAAAGTCATCAGAAATCATCTCATCGGCCAGGTAGATATCTTCATCCTCAGCCACGGGCCTGGAATCAGCCTCGTCTGTTTCAGGCTGAACACCATCGCCCACCCTGAGATCTTCAAAACGGGTTGTAAAGTCTATCCTCCTGGTCTCCTCAGGCTGTTCCTCTTCAGGAGAAGGTTTTGGACCGGCAAAGTGAAAAAACCACAGGCCCCCGGCCAGCAAAAGACCAAGCAATCCTGCTCCAAGGACAACAATCATTTTTTTAGACATGGTTCACCCCTTGAGCCTTGAATTCTAATTCCAGTCCACCGGGATTCTGACTTTCCGTCCGGACCTGTTCTGAAAAACAAGATGACCCTGTTCCCGACCAAATTGATACAAATCCCTGGTAATGGCCACATCCTGTCGGCAATACTCAATTATTTTGTCCATTTTACCCTGCTTCCACCACTTAAGGGCCAGCAAGCCGCTGGCTGACTTGTTTACCCCCAGGGTGTGCCCAGCCAGGTGGTCCAGGGAAAGTCGGTGACCCAGCCTTTTTTCCACGTCAGCCAGGATATCAAGGGTTGGCAGATCGTGAAAGTTGAAACCTGACTGTCCTTTCAGAACCCGGTAATCAAACCGGATGAGATTGAAGCCCACCACCAGGTCGAAACTGCTCAGATATTTTCCCAGATCATCGGTCTGTTCCTGAAAAAAAGTCAAGAACTCATTGGAGCTGGAATCATAAACAACTGAACAGCTCACTCCCATGAGATGGCTGTTGCCCCATCCCCCTACCTCCTGGGCAGAAAGCCTGGTTTCAATATCAAGTACTGCAAAATTCTTCATCCGGCTCTTTTCCTTGCTTTTATCTTTTTCCAGCCGGGCAGACCCGGCTGGACAGGATACAGGCTGTACTTTTTTCCCGGCCAGCTCCCTCAGCATGACCATGGCTGCTTCCTTATCCAGGGGTCTGTTCCCGGATCCGCATTTGGGAGAATGAACACAGGCCGGACAGCCATTTTCACACGGACAGCCGGAAATGACCCTCACAGCCCTGTCCAGGAGCTGGTCCATAAGGGTGAAGGCCTGGGAGCAAAGCCCTATGCCGCCCGGGATTCCATCATAAATGAAAATCGCACCAGTGCCCAGCTGTTCATGGGCCGGAGTGGATATCCCCCCCAGATCATTACGATCAGTGAGGATCAGCAAGGGCAGGCACCCAATGAGACAATGCTCCACAGCATGAATCCCCCCCATAAAGTGCATCATCTTTTTTTCTATCTGCTTGTGCAGATCAGGGTCTATGGTCAGCCAGATTCCCTGAGTCTCAAAGATCACCGGGGGGAGATCCAGGGGTACACTCCCTATCCTTCTCTGCCCTTTGACCTGCCTCTTTTCATAACCCACCACCTGTTCGGTAACCTTCAGTTTTCCCAGGCAGACCTTCCCTGCTCCAGTGACCCCGGATTGAAGTGTTTCAACAATCTCGGTCTGCTTCTGGGTACAAGCCCGGGTATAGTAACTGAGCCTGGTTTCAGCTGCAAAAACAGACCTGGTTTCCAGACTGAGTTCATGGACCAGGTATGTTTTGCCCAGATGCAGATAAACTGCTCCAGGGTGTGTTTCATAAAATACCCTGGCCTGGTCAATATCCCCCAGGAACTCCCCGGTGATCTGGTCAAAAATACTGTAATTACCACCTGATCCCCGCAGATCAACATCCTTGTGAGGATACTTCTCCAGGGTATAATAGTAATCACCCCTGCCTGCTGGAATCAGTCTCCCCTGCTTTGCAAGATCGCAGACACTTTTTTGAGCCTGGTGCTCCAGAAACTTTTCTTCAGTCTGCAGAGGAAGATCTGCAGCCGCACACACCAGGTGGTTTGACATGATTCGGGGATTGTAAGGATCAATTACTGCGCTTTCAGGTTCCATGGAAAAAAACTCCTGGGGATGACGCAGAAAGTACTGGTCCAGGGCATCCTCATGCCCGATGAGCATCACGGCACTGTCCCGACCGCTCCGGCCCACCCGTCCGGCCCGCTGCCTCGTGGCCATGACCGATCCCGGATATCCCACCAGCAGACATAAATCCAGGTGACCAATATCTATGCCGAGCTCCAGGGCACTGGTTGATACCACGGCCAGAAGCCTGCCAGAGGATAGCCCGGCCTCGATTTCCCGGCGCTGCTCAGGCAGGAACCCGGCCCTGTAAGCGCTTATTCTGTTTTTAAACGGCCCGGCCTTTTCAGCACACCACATGGCAATGAGTTCGGTCATCTTTCTGGACTGGGTATAGACTATGGTCCTGAGCCCTGCTTCCAGGGCTCTGCCCAGAAGCCTTATTGCTGCTCCAGCTGCTCCCTGCATCAAAGGATCAACCAGAAGCAGGTGTTTTTTTCCCTGAGGCGCCCTGCTTTTAGTCAGACTGGTGCAATCCATTCCAGTCAGCTGTGAGGTGAACTGAACCGGATTTCTGATGGTGGCTGAACTGAAAATAAAGACCGGCTCCCGGCCGTAGTGAGCGCAGATCCTGGCCAGACGCCGGAATACCCAGGCCATATTGGAGCCCATAACTCCCCGGTAGGTGTGGACTTCATCCACAATCACATACTTAAGGCCGGAGAAGAAGCCCTTCCACTTCCGGTGATAAGGCAGAAAGGACCGGTGAAGCATGTCCGGATTGGTCAGGATTATCCTGGGCGGGTCCTTCTTGATCATGGACCTGACAGCATGGTCAGTATCACCGTCATACACGGCTGAAGATATATCCTGATTTTCCTTCAGACGTCCGGCCAGTTCAGCTATGAACTGATGCTGATCCTGGGTCAGGGCCTTTAAAGGAAAAAGATACAGGGCCCTGACTTCAGGGTCTTCCAGGATGGATTCAAAGACCGGAAGATTGTAGATCAGGGACTTGCCACTGGCCGTGGGCGTTGAAACAACCACGTTTTTTCCGGATCTGACCAGATTGATGGCCTCTGCCTGATGGGTGTACAAAAACCTGATCCCGCTTTTTTCCAGGGCCTGGACCAGGGAGTTATCCGTGCAGCTTAATCTGGCATATTCGCCCTTTTGAGCGGGGAAAACCTTATGACTGACAATGTTGATACCCAGGGCTTCATCCCCGGAGACCTGTCTGATAAATTTTTCTATGGACACGTAACAGCAGGCTATTTGGCCTGGATATTATACTTCTTGAGCTTATACTGCAGAAGACTCTTGGAAATACTCAGGAGTTCCGCCGCCTTGACCTGGACAAAATTGCTCCTGACCAGGGCTCTTCTGATCAGGGCCGCCTCTATCTTCTCCAGGGTTCCGGACAGCTCCAGCCTGATAGGCAGCAAATCCACCGCACTCTTGAACTGGGCTTCCTCATCCTTGATCTCACTGGGCAGATCATCAACTCCGATCAGATCCTTGGCAGCCAGGACCATGCATCTTTCCACCACGTTTTCCAGCTGGCGGACATTACCGGGCCACTCATAAGCACTCAAGTATTCCAGGGCATCAGGAGAGAATTTTTTCCTGGACTGGATGTTCTCCCCTGCTAATTTCTGCATGAAATGAGCCACCAGCAGAGGGATATCCTCCCTTCTTTCCCGCAGGGGTGAAATATTGATATTGACCACATTCAGGCGGTAGTACAGATCTTCCCTGAATTCTCCCCTGGCCACGGCCTCTTTGAGATTCTTGTTGGTGGCTGCCACCAGGCGGATATCCACGCTGATGGTTTTGCTGCCGCCCACCCGCTCAAAGGACTTTTCCTGCAGCACCCGCAGCAGTTTGACCTGAAGATCGCTGGAAAGTTCTCCGATTTCATCAAGAAACAGGGTCCCTCCGTGCGCCAGTTCAAACCGGCCTTTTTTCATGGCTGTAGCCCCGGTGAAAGAGCCTTTTTCGTGTCCGAATATCTCGCTTTCCAGGACCCCGGGACTCAGGGACATGCAGTTCACAGAAATAAACGGTCCGTCCTTGCGGGGTGAGGAATAGTGTATGGCCTTGGCCACAAGCTCCTTGCCCGTACCGGACTCCCCGGTGACCAGGACTGTGGATTTGCTGGGGGCCACCTTGGCCACCACCTGAAGAACCTCCCGCATGGGCTTGCTCTTGCCTACCAGCTTGTGCGGCCCGTGCTGCTCAGCCAGGGTCTGCCGGAGCAGGATGATCTCCTGCTCGGACCTGGAAAGCATGACTGCTTTTTTGACCGACAGCAGGAGCTCATCGTTGGCAAAAGGCTTGGAAATATAGTCAAAGGCCCCGCACTTCATGGCCTCCACTGCTCCGTCTATGCTGCCATAGGCGGTCATGATCAGGACCGGTATATGGGGATAATTCTTATTGACGTGTTCAAGTATCTCCTGTCCGGTGACTCCGGGCATCTTCATATCCGTAATCACCACATCCACTTCTGACTCATCAAGGTAGTCCAGGGCCATCTGGGAATCGTTCAATGCAGTCACATTGTATCCTTCTTCACCCAGGATGGTTTCCAGAATCAGCAGGTAATTCTTTTCGTCATCTATGACCAGAATCTGTGTACTCATTTATCTTTCCGACTATTAGACATTCACCGGCTTGGCTGCCCCATCTATTCATGTAGCTACCGGAAAAATCACCCTGACTCTGCCACCGCCGGAATCATTGTTGGACAGGACTATTCTTGCGCCGTGGTTTTTGATGATGCTGCCCACGATTGCCAGTCCGAGGCCTGTTCCGGTATCCTTGGTTGTATAAAAAGGCTCAAGATATTTGTCCAGCATGGAAGGTTCAAAACCAGGTCCTGAATCAGAAACCGTGACTTCCGGGTCTGGTCCAGGATTCATTTCCACCCTGATGGTTCCGTTATCAGGGACAGACTGCAGAGCATTGACAAAAATATTGTAAAAAGCCCTGTACAGCAGATCCTTGTCACCGGAAACCACCAGCTGCTCTGGAAAATCCTTTTCCAGGGAGACATTATGCTTCTCCACCTCTGAAGCCAGAAAAGAAAAGATTTCTTCCCAGACCCGGACCAGGTCAACCTGCTCCATTCTGGGCTGCTTGGGCCTGGCATAATCCAGAAAGTCGTTGACAATTTGACTCAGTCTTTTGGATTCATCAAAAATGGCCTCCAGCAGTCTGGCATTAGGAGATCCCTCCCTTTTAGCCCGACCATGCAGGATTTCGCTGCTGCTTCGAATGATTCCCAGAGGGTTTCTGATCTCATGGGCGATACTGGCCACCATTCGGCCCATGCTGGCCAGCTTTTCATTCTGATGCAGCTCTTTTTCAAGTCTTTCCTTTTCAGAAATCCTCTGGGCCAGGACCCGGTCCGTGCGCAGGATGATCATGTACAGCATGAAAAAAAGAACCAGGGAGGTTGTAAATGAGCCGATGATGATCAGCCACTGAAAATGAATCACTGTTTCGTAATCCGCTGTAATATCCTGGGTGAACTCCAGGATACCCATGATGGTTTCTTCCCTCAGTCCCAGGGTCCTTTCCACCCTTAATGGGTAAACCGTCCTCAGAACAATGGAATCAGGCTCCAGGGAGAACCTGAGCATTGCCATCCAGTTGGAGATCTTTTTCTGGAGCTTGAAGCTGTACTGACCATGTTCAAAAGCATTTTTGACACTGATATCCGCCAGGTCGGTCTGCCCCACCAGAT from Desulfonatronovibrio hydrogenovorans DSM 9292 includes:
- a CDS encoding YkgJ family cysteine cluster protein, which produces MKQPGFPQNSCRKCGTCCRKNGPVLHMQDLGLVTEKILLPENLVLLRKGEPALDNILGRPVLLDRELIKVKGKRPGTWSCIFHHQATNLCTIHDRRPAQCRLLECWNTGKITQSYNQNTLSRTNIFKKGTALEELIQIHENQCPVNLLVDLLKEDKHFPGKAGHEIKLILSRDQQFRNSFMEKTGAGPPVLDYYFGRPLTELVIPVKTFLEHH
- a CDS encoding DEAD/DEAH box helicase, whose translation is MSIEKFIRQVSGDEALGINIVSHKVFPAQKGEYARLSCTDNSLVQALEKSGIRFLYTHQAEAINLVRSGKNVVVSTPTASGKSLIYNLPVFESILEDPEVRALYLFPLKALTQDQHQFIAELAGRLKENQDISSAVYDGDTDHAVRSMIKKDPPRIILTNPDMLHRSFLPYHRKWKGFFSGLKYVIVDEVHTYRGVMGSNMAWVFRRLARICAHYGREPVFIFSSATIRNPVQFTSQLTGMDCTSLTKSRAPQGKKHLLLVDPLMQGAAGAAIRLLGRALEAGLRTIVYTQSRKMTELIAMWCAEKAGPFKNRISAYRAGFLPEQRREIEAGLSSGRLLAVVSTSALELGIDIGHLDLCLLVGYPGSVMATRQRAGRVGRSGRDSAVMLIGHEDALDQYFLRHPQEFFSMEPESAVIDPYNPRIMSNHLVCAAADLPLQTEEKFLEHQAQKSVCDLAKQGRLIPAGRGDYYYTLEKYPHKDVDLRGSGGNYSIFDQITGEFLGDIDQARVFYETHPGAVYLHLGKTYLVHELSLETRSVFAAETRLSYYTRACTQKQTEIVETLQSGVTGAGKVCLGKLKVTEQVVGYEKRQVKGQRRIGSVPLDLPPVIFETQGIWLTIDPDLHKQIEKKMMHFMGGIHAVEHCLIGCLPLLILTDRNDLGGISTPAHEQLGTGAIFIYDGIPGGIGLCSQAFTLMDQLLDRAVRVISGCPCENGCPACVHSPKCGSGNRPLDKEAAMVMLRELAGKKVQPVSCPAGSARLEKDKSKEKSRMKNFAVLDIETRLSAQEVGGWGNSHLMGVSCSVVYDSSSNEFLTFFQEQTDDLGKYLSSFDLVVGFNLIRFDYRVLKGQSGFNFHDLPTLDILADVEKRLGHRLSLDHLAGHTLGVNKSASGLLALKWWKQGKMDKIIEYCRQDVAITRDLYQFGREQGHLVFQNRSGRKVRIPVDWN
- a CDS encoding sigma-54-dependent transcriptional regulator; the protein is MSTQILVIDDEKNYLLILETILGEEGYNVTALNDSQMALDYLDESEVDVVITDMKMPGVTGQEILEHVNKNYPHIPVLIMTAYGSIDGAVEAMKCGAFDYISKPFANDELLLSVKKAVMLSRSEQEIILLRQTLAEQHGPHKLVGKSKPMREVLQVVAKVAPSKSTVLVTGESGTGKELVAKAIHYSSPRKDGPFISVNCMSLSPGVLESEIFGHEKGSFTGATAMKKGRFELAHGGTLFLDEIGELSSDLQVKLLRVLQEKSFERVGGSKTISVDIRLVAATNKNLKEAVARGEFREDLYYRLNVVNINISPLRERREDIPLLVAHFMQKLAGENIQSRKKFSPDALEYLSAYEWPGNVRQLENVVERCMVLAAKDLIGVDDLPSEIKDEEAQFKSAVDLLPIRLELSGTLEKIEAALIRRALVRSNFVQVKAAELLSISKSLLQYKLKKYNIQAK
- a CDS encoding ATP-binding protein; translation: MFRHLFKPDPARPFQLVKFLSWSSLVLILASILALSVFIANYARETILNKNHEFALLLAENLNHQIYQRFTLPTVLGFGRIELRQPAQYERLEQVIRSTTHSFHVLEVRIYDHQGAISYSTNSDLVGQTDLADISVKNAFEHGQYSFKLQKKISNWMAMLRFSLEPDSIVLRTVYPLRVERTLGLREETIMGILEFTQDITADYETVIHFQWLIIIGSFTTSLVLFFMLYMIILRTDRVLAQRISEKERLEKELHQNEKLASMGRMVASIAHEIRNPLGIIRSSSEILHGRAKREGSPNARLLEAIFDESKRLSQIVNDFLDYARPKQPRMEQVDLVRVWEEIFSFLASEVEKHNVSLEKDFPEQLVVSGDKDLLYRAFYNIFVNALQSVPDNGTIRVEMNPGPDPEVTVSDSGPGFEPSMLDKYLEPFYTTKDTGTGLGLAIVGSIIKNHGARIVLSNNDSGGGRVRVIFPVAT